One genomic window of Mucilaginibacter sp. SJ includes the following:
- a CDS encoding family 43 glycosylhydrolase, protein MKLKIAIANHLVLFFICCTPLAGAFAQNNRGVPAPKPLFRDPVYDGAADPTIIWNRSEKKWFMFYTNRRANDTTIHGVAWVHGTRIGIAESKDGASWKYRDTADIGYRPDAGYTFWAPEVIDHNGVYHMYLTYVPGIFTDWNHPRTIIHLTSKNLLNWKYESTLKLVNEKVIDPCVLQLPDGTWRMWYNNETDHKSIFFADSPDLYHWTDGRKAVFDQPGEGPKVFRWKNKYWMITDVWKGLAVYSSNDLENWARQPGGDLLATPGNGIDDGAIGHHCDVIVTPAGRAYIFYFVHPGDGAATGGATKYDKQRSSLQVAELKLTDGKLTCNRNEATQLVLK, encoded by the coding sequence ATGAAATTGAAAATTGCAATTGCAAATCACCTTGTATTATTTTTTATTTGCTGTACCCCTCTTGCAGGTGCATTTGCCCAAAACAACCGGGGAGTACCTGCTCCCAAGCCGTTATTTCGCGACCCTGTATATGATGGGGCGGCCGATCCAACCATAATCTGGAACCGCAGCGAAAAGAAATGGTTTATGTTCTATACTAACCGCAGGGCAAACGACACCACCATTCATGGTGTTGCCTGGGTGCATGGCACCCGCATTGGCATTGCTGAATCTAAAGATGGTGCCAGCTGGAAATACCGTGATACGGCAGATATCGGTTATCGCCCGGATGCAGGGTATACCTTTTGGGCTCCGGAAGTGATTGACCATAATGGAGTGTATCACATGTACCTTACCTATGTTCCCGGTATCTTTACGGATTGGAACCATCCTCGCACCATCATCCATCTTACCAGCAAAAACCTGCTGAACTGGAAATATGAATCGACCTTAAAACTGGTGAATGAAAAGGTAATAGATCCATGTGTATTGCAATTGCCTGATGGCACCTGGCGCATGTGGTATAATAACGAAACAGACCATAAATCGATCTTTTTTGCTGATAGCCCCGACTTGTACCACTGGACTGATGGCCGGAAAGCGGTGTTTGACCAACCCGGCGAAGGCCCGAAGGTTTTCAGGTGGAAAAACAAATATTGGATGATCACTGATGTTTGGAAGGGGCTTGCTGTTTATTCTTCAAACGATCTGGAAAACTGGGCCCGGCAACCGGGTGGTGATTTGCTGGCAACACCCGGCAATGGTATTGACGATGGTGCCATTGGCCATCATTGTGATGTAATTGTAACGCCCGCGGGCCGGGCCTATATTTTTTATTTTGTACATCCCGGCGATGGCGCGGCAACGGGCGGCGCTACCAAATATGATAAACAACGTAGCAGCTTACAGGTAGCCGAACTCAAATTAACTGATGGCAAACTTACATGCAACAGAAATGAAGCAACCCAGCTTGTTTTGAAGTAA
- a CDS encoding glycosyl hydrolase family 28 protein: MNKFLVLTCAVVFLLKTVKAEIITYKAPESNLVNHTIKVDVRQGTGNWQPVDVYTVDVAARFDAQRIIKKTAFTYFDCSGSVKLRVKLNQGNIKEVRIRPTAYGIKPEVKGNIVEFELSASQYVSLEVNGNIFENLQIFANPIESSRPTKTDAQTLYFGPGIHKIGRMTVPSGKTVYLAGGAIVEGSLIIDHAENVRICGRGILTQHPVQNDSSSIKKTIATPSKFRNDHLIIQYSNNVTVDGIIELPTGYSILMGESKHVSISNFKAFSATGNADGIDIFCSQDIKLDHIYMRNSDDCIAIYGHRWNYYGNTSDITVNNAILWADVAHPLLIGTHGDTDHPDTLQNIRVQNMTVLDHNENQLDYQGCISLNAGDSNLIRNASFENVEIEDIRKGQLFNLRVMYNRKYNTSPGLGIENILFRNVNYNGKRANMSVIAGYDDKRGIRNVIFENLKINGTLIYDKMPGKPGFYKTSDMANIFVGEHVDGIQFLRKD, encoded by the coding sequence ATGAACAAATTCCTGGTGCTTACATGTGCAGTCGTATTTTTATTAAAAACAGTCAAAGCAGAAATCATAACTTATAAGGCACCCGAAAGTAACTTAGTTAATCATACAATTAAAGTAGATGTGCGGCAGGGCACAGGCAACTGGCAGCCCGTAGATGTATATACCGTCGATGTCGCGGCTCGTTTTGACGCGCAGCGCATTATTAAAAAAACCGCTTTTACTTATTTCGATTGTTCCGGTTCGGTAAAGCTTCGGGTTAAGCTAAACCAGGGGAATATCAAAGAAGTAAGGATCAGACCTACTGCATACGGCATCAAGCCCGAGGTTAAAGGCAACATTGTCGAGTTTGAATTAAGCGCTTCGCAATATGTTTCGTTAGAGGTAAACGGAAATATTTTTGAGAACCTGCAGATTTTTGCAAACCCTATAGAAAGCAGCCGTCCCACAAAAACCGATGCGCAAACGCTTTATTTCGGCCCGGGCATCCATAAAATAGGCCGGATGACCGTCCCTTCAGGTAAAACCGTTTATTTAGCCGGCGGCGCCATTGTTGAAGGATCATTAATTATAGATCATGCGGAAAACGTCAGGATCTGCGGCCGTGGTATTCTTACACAGCATCCTGTACAAAACGACAGCAGCTCAATAAAAAAAACTATAGCAACGCCATCCAAATTCAGGAACGATCATCTGATTATCCAGTACAGTAATAATGTCACTGTTGACGGGATTATTGAGCTCCCAACGGGTTATTCTATTTTGATGGGCGAATCAAAGCATGTGAGTATAAGTAATTTCAAAGCTTTCAGTGCAACCGGTAATGCCGATGGTATCGACATCTTTTGCAGTCAGGATATTAAGCTCGATCATATATACATGCGAAACTCAGACGATTGCATCGCCATTTACGGTCACCGGTGGAATTATTATGGCAATACTTCCGATATTACAGTTAACAACGCCATTTTATGGGCAGATGTAGCCCACCCACTGCTGATAGGCACGCATGGGGATACCGACCACCCGGATACCTTACAAAATATCCGGGTTCAAAATATGACGGTACTTGACCATAACGAAAATCAGCTTGATTACCAGGGCTGCATATCACTTAATGCAGGCGACAGCAACCTGATCAGGAACGCCAGTTTTGAAAATGTGGAGATTGAGGATATCCGCAAGGGACAACTGTTTAATTTAAGGGTGATGTACAACCGGAAATATAACACCTCTCCCGGGCTGGGAATCGAGAACATATTGTTCAGGAATGTCAATTATAACGGCAAGCGGGCAAATATGTCTGTTATAGCCGGCTACGATGACAAACGCGGCATCAGGAACGTTATATTTGAAAACCTGAAGATAAACGGTACCCTGATCTATGATAAAATGCCAGGCAAACCCGGCTTTTATAAAACAAGCGATATGGCCAACATATTTGTGGGTGAACATGTGGACGGGATCCAGTTTTTGAGGAAGGATTGA
- a CDS encoding glycoside hydrolase family 97 protein, producing MKNKYLFFAFFIALSPLYTNAVSAKQKVVALLYSPDNHTRAQFSLDEQGQLYYRLIFNTRLIVNWSRLGIETTGSSLVQGITLRGSAKKEINEKFLWPLGEDASLVNHCNELTLHCTSGRGNYDIIARAYDGSLAFRYACKRLGDSIVQLKSELTEFNLAANYRIYQYHEESVFRPVMVDSLPGTSDLPSTLTAAQSYISIGEADNRNYTKCVLVHGSRPNSLALQFYTDTLYRDHRVQSVRKDSLIRFTDSLITPWRTISCSSTAIGLHAFSELNLKLVKPLSNEVPDYVKPGKVFRVPINTQGALDGIDFAQKMNFQYILVDAGWYGAEFRTTSDPTRYLPDFHLPDIIAHARQKGIGVILYVNYVGLKAKIDTILPLYKKWGVSGLKFGFVDGGTQKGLAWLDSAMKKVNDYGMILNVHDHYKPTGLSRRYPYVLSQEGVRGDENSPDAFHNTVLPFTRYLAGPADFTFCYPNKVNDYSKNIRVSKAQQMALTIVYFDPLQAIFWYGRSQDYREETDIDFFKYVPTVWDESKYVQGEIGEGITVARRKGRTWYLGSAAGFRKWGGSFKLDFLEKNKVYTATVYGDDGQGGIQVKKVELRHNDAFVVDLDAKGGQAVIIRPQIK from the coding sequence ATGAAGAATAAATACCTTTTTTTTGCCTTTTTTATAGCCCTTTCCCCTCTTTATACTAATGCTGTGTCCGCAAAGCAAAAGGTTGTTGCCCTGCTTTATTCACCAGACAACCATACCCGGGCGCAATTTTCATTGGATGAGCAGGGACAACTGTATTATCGATTAATTTTCAACACACGGTTAATTGTTAACTGGTCACGTTTAGGGATCGAAACTACCGGTTCTTCATTAGTTCAGGGTATCACGTTAAGGGGATCGGCCAAAAAAGAAATCAATGAAAAGTTTTTGTGGCCGCTGGGGGAGGATGCCAGCCTGGTAAATCATTGCAATGAACTCACGCTTCATTGCACATCCGGCAGGGGTAATTATGATATAATTGCCCGGGCATATGATGGAAGCCTGGCGTTTAGGTATGCCTGTAAGCGGCTTGGGGATAGTATTGTACAACTTAAATCGGAGCTGACGGAGTTTAACCTTGCAGCGAACTACCGTATTTACCAATATCATGAAGAGTCTGTTTTCAGGCCGGTTATGGTCGATTCATTGCCGGGTACCAGTGACCTCCCTTCAACGCTTACAGCCGCACAGTCATACATAAGTATAGGCGAAGCCGATAACCGCAATTATACCAAATGCGTATTGGTTCATGGCAGCCGCCCCAATAGCCTGGCGTTACAATTTTACACAGATACCCTTTACCGCGACCACCGCGTTCAGTCCGTTCGGAAGGATTCGTTGATCCGGTTCACCGATAGTCTCATTACTCCCTGGCGAACCATTAGTTGCAGTAGTACTGCCATAGGTTTGCACGCGTTTAGTGAGCTTAATCTAAAACTGGTTAAACCACTTAGTAATGAAGTGCCCGATTATGTAAAACCCGGAAAGGTTTTCAGGGTACCTATCAATACGCAGGGTGCCCTTGATGGAATTGATTTTGCTCAAAAAATGAACTTTCAATACATTTTGGTTGATGCAGGCTGGTATGGCGCCGAATTTCGAACTACCTCTGATCCTACCAGATACTTACCTGATTTTCACTTGCCCGATATTATTGCCCATGCCAGGCAAAAAGGCATCGGCGTTATTTTATATGTAAATTATGTGGGGCTCAAAGCTAAGATAGATACCATATTGCCGCTTTATAAAAAGTGGGGCGTTAGCGGGCTAAAGTTTGGCTTTGTAGATGGCGGCACGCAAAAAGGCCTCGCCTGGCTTGATTCGGCCATGAAAAAAGTAAATGACTATGGCATGATACTCAACGTACATGATCATTATAAACCCACAGGTTTGAGCCGCCGGTACCCGTATGTGCTTAGCCAGGAAGGGGTCAGGGGCGATGAAAACAGTCCCGACGCTTTCCATAATACCGTGTTGCCTTTTACACGTTACCTGGCCGGTCCTGCTGATTTTACCTTTTGCTACCCCAATAAGGTGAATGATTACAGTAAAAATATCCGGGTGAGCAAAGCCCAGCAAATGGCGCTGACCATTGTATACTTTGACCCGTTGCAAGCAATTTTCTGGTACGGACGGTCGCAGGATTACCGGGAAGAGACGGATATTGATTTTTTCAAATATGTGCCCACGGTATGGGATGAAAGTAAATATGTGCAGGGAGAGATAGGCGAAGGCATTACCGTAGCACGCCGTAAAGGCCGTACCTGGTACCTGGGTAGCGCTGCAGGTTTTCGGAAGTGGGGAGGAAGCTTCAAGCTCGATTTCCTGGAAAAAAATAAGGTATACACCGCTACTGTTTATGGCGATGACGGACAGGGCGGCATACAGGTAAAAAAGGTTGAGCTAAGGCACAATGATGCTTTTGTTGTTGACCTGGATGCAAAAGGGGGCCAGGCCGTTATCATAAGACCTCAAATAAAATAG
- a CDS encoding substrate-binding domain-containing protein, whose protein sequence is MKKKLALKDIAAALKVSEASVSYVLNGKARQYGISVALENKILRFVEKVGYRPNRLAASLRTGKSKTVGMIVEDISDPFFSAIARVVEEHIYKEGYRVIYGSSENSTVIARDLLQTFKNYQVDGYIVAPTAGLDDDINQLVKEGYPVVVFDRASPDLQCSKVLVDNFRGSEAAVLHLIDNGFRNIAMVTLAAGQDQMNERVNGYHAALQKHGLPPILKEIIYNEGPHKTIQNLKSLLKSKKDIDAIFFATNYLALSGLQALKESGLIITKDIGVAVFDDINNFALFNPAITAVAQPITEIGLRVTKILLEELQDNHMIDSQNILLKTKLIIRDSSERLPV, encoded by the coding sequence ATGAAAAAAAAATTGGCTTTGAAAGATATTGCTGCCGCGTTAAAAGTGTCGGAAGCATCTGTTTCCTATGTTCTTAATGGCAAGGCGAGGCAATATGGCATCAGCGTGGCGCTGGAAAATAAAATACTGAGGTTTGTTGAAAAGGTAGGTTACCGGCCAAACCGGCTGGCAGCCAGCCTGCGGACAGGAAAAAGTAAAACGGTGGGCATGATTGTGGAAGATATCAGCGACCCTTTTTTTTCGGCCATTGCCAGGGTTGTGGAAGAGCATATTTATAAAGAAGGTTACCGCGTTATTTATGGCAGTTCTGAAAATTCTACCGTTATTGCCCGGGATCTGCTGCAAACCTTTAAAAATTACCAGGTAGATGGGTATATCGTGGCGCCTACTGCCGGCTTGGACGATGATATCAACCAGCTTGTAAAGGAAGGTTACCCGGTAGTGGTGTTTGACCGCGCTTCGCCTGATCTGCAATGTTCCAAAGTACTTGTCGATAATTTTCGCGGCAGCGAGGCCGCTGTTTTGCATTTGATAGATAACGGCTTCCGTAACATTGCCATGGTTACGCTTGCGGCCGGGCAGGATCAAATGAATGAACGTGTTAACGGTTATCACGCGGCCCTCCAAAAACATGGGCTGCCGCCTATCCTAAAAGAAATTATCTATAATGAAGGTCCTCACAAAACGATCCAGAACCTTAAAAGCCTGCTGAAAAGTAAAAAGGATATAGATGCCATTTTTTTTGCAACCAACTATCTCGCCTTAAGCGGCCTGCAGGCCCTCAAGGAATCCGGATTGATAATTACCAAAGATATCGGCGTTGCTGTATTTGATGATATTAACAATTTTGCTCTTTTTAACCCGGCTATAACCGCTGTAGCCCAGCCAATTACAGAGATTGGGCTCAGGGTTACCAAAATTTTATTGGAAGAGCTGCAGGATAACCACATGATCGATTCGCAAAATATTTTATTGAAAACCAAACTGATCATAAGGGATTCATCCGAAAGGTTACCGGTGTAA
- a CDS encoding hybrid sensor histidine kinase/response regulator codes for MNSIQQSASSRIRPFKAAARWCCVIILGALILNSNVAALALPNIQRLGLKDGLSNSEVRCIFQDHSGYMWFGTYDGLNRFDGYDFRIYRNQPEKQHSIIHNFINCIAEDAANNLWVGTRQGISILNPVTEEFSPAYAILAGKETPVTSFIRDIKTDRSGRIFIATLSNGLIVMDKGKRTGRVIPYYNNGKAVQRYNVGALYVGAGNQIYALISGAGLFTYDAIHGTLKLLNTSVTGATCIYPEGNGLWVGTTQGLHHYDFKTGQYDRLFDEFNGPFKSGRITSLQVMPDSTLWVSTDGGGIQIMDKGRDKITYLPAGSDEHSLSSDAVYALFLDREGRKWIGTLRGGINVIDEVKERFVNIRHNDLNANSLISNFVKSLYEAPDGRLWIGTDGGGLSIWDRQAHRFTNFRHDASQPGTLSSNFVTSIAGDREGRTWIATYGGGINQYQPGSNTFTTFRGIDRQGVANRIVFWCLYLDHSGNLWASGLQDGLFLYDKHNNQFRLYDAALINILSMGEDHFGNLWAGNFEGVYKIDLKSNAHKFYPVGKAVRSMQKAGNGDMWLGTEAGLLYFSASKEKIVRHYTTSNGLSNNTVLAILEDAQKHLWLSTYNGLCRFDPKAVSFTNFFESDGLASNEFNFNAGLRLNNGQLAFGGINGVTMFHPQAILPLHDAPNIVITDIKINNKPISTYPDYVKTDAGNVIRSLEVPYDLASIAVSFAAIEFTAQDRIGYRYMLQGWDRGWVYAGRQRNALYTRLAPGTYTLKINCTNAEGQWISREIHLHIIILPPWYRTIWAYLIYAMLLAGVVYWYLRYRFRETRLKYEVQLANAAAAHQRDLQEKERELNDRRVEFFTGVSHEFRTPLSLIINPLRDLLAKIGPENRAELNIVYRNSRRLLSLVDQLLLFRKADSGSGILQIAPMDITLVCREVFLCFVQQARLLGISFELNVPEEPVLIYGDREKVEIILFNLISNAIKYTPAGKAVCVGLQSGPDEVVINVIDNGPGISPEAGKHIFEKFYRSKTHGQAAKGGFGIGLFLARQFTIDHGGSLLFESEPGKGSDFCLTLLKGTAHYPPDVAAAADAADLSPLLREMVEDQPGIAEAGQINDIDFEADKIFTDKQRILVIDDDSEIRSYICSILESRYRVYEADNGLTGLQKAKEKQPDLIICDVMMPGLNGIELCSTIKQDQQLSHIPMILLTASSSAENKIKGLESGADDYISKPFDKDVLVARIANLLQNRSNLQSYFYNTITLKSVNVTISDEYKHFLEKCIEIVEQHITDENFNIKILASEIGMSHSNLYRKIKSLSGHTVNSFIRYIRLRKAAELLIQSDMNVNEVAIETGFNSIKYFRDQFFKLFGANPSDFLKQKRPVFKKRNNIIN; via the coding sequence TTGAACAGTATTCAACAATCGGCATCCTCCCGTATACGGCCATTTAAAGCAGCCGCACGTTGGTGTTGTGTAATTATTTTAGGAGCACTGATTTTAAACAGCAATGTCGCAGCGCTTGCTTTGCCCAATATTCAGCGGCTTGGCCTCAAAGACGGGCTTTCCAACAGCGAAGTACGATGTATTTTCCAGGACCATTCGGGCTATATGTGGTTTGGCACTTATGATGGCCTGAACCGTTTTGACGGATATGACTTCCGTATTTACCGCAATCAACCCGAAAAGCAACATTCAATTATTCATAATTTTATTAATTGTATTGCAGAGGATGCGGCCAATAATTTATGGGTAGGTACGCGCCAGGGCATAAGTATCTTAAACCCGGTAACAGAAGAGTTTTCTCCGGCGTATGCAATTTTGGCCGGCAAAGAAACACCCGTGACATCTTTTATCAGGGATATCAAAACGGACCGCTCCGGGCGTATTTTCATTGCCACCCTTTCCAACGGCCTTATCGTTATGGATAAAGGTAAGCGGACGGGCCGTGTTATACCGTACTATAATAATGGAAAAGCAGTACAGCGTTACAATGTTGGCGCGTTGTATGTTGGCGCCGGCAATCAGATCTATGCGCTAATCAGCGGCGCGGGCCTTTTTACATATGATGCGATACACGGTACTTTGAAGTTACTGAACACTTCGGTTACCGGCGCTACCTGCATTTATCCGGAAGGCAATGGTTTATGGGTAGGCACAACCCAGGGCCTGCACCATTATGATTTCAAAACAGGGCAATATGACCGTCTTTTTGATGAGTTTAACGGGCCTTTCAAGTCGGGCAGGATAACGAGCCTGCAAGTCATGCCCGATAGTACACTTTGGGTGAGCACTGACGGCGGCGGGATTCAGATCATGGATAAAGGACGCGACAAGATTACCTATCTGCCTGCGGGGAGTGACGAGCACTCACTTTCAAGTGATGCTGTTTATGCTTTATTTTTAGACCGCGAAGGCAGAAAGTGGATAGGTACATTACGGGGAGGAATAAATGTTATTGATGAGGTAAAGGAACGTTTTGTAAATATCAGGCATAATGACCTGAACGCCAATAGTCTTATCAGTAATTTTGTTAAGTCATTATATGAAGCCCCCGATGGCAGGCTGTGGATAGGTACCGACGGCGGCGGATTGAGCATTTGGGACCGGCAGGCACATCGCTTCACCAATTTTCGCCATGATGCTTCACAGCCAGGTACCCTAAGCTCAAACTTTGTTACCAGCATTGCCGGGGATAGGGAAGGCAGGACCTGGATTGCCACCTATGGGGGCGGCATTAACCAGTATCAGCCGGGCTCCAATACATTCACTACATTTCGGGGCATTGACAGGCAGGGAGTTGCCAACCGGATAGTGTTCTGGTGTTTGTACCTGGATCATTCAGGAAATCTATGGGCCAGTGGCTTACAGGACGGGCTGTTTCTATATGATAAGCACAACAACCAATTCCGGTTGTATGATGCAGCATTGATCAACATCCTGTCAATGGGCGAAGACCATTTTGGAAACCTTTGGGCAGGAAACTTTGAAGGTGTTTATAAGATTGATCTAAAAAGCAACGCACATAAGTTTTATCCGGTAGGGAAAGCGGTGAGGTCAATGCAGAAAGCAGGCAACGGCGATATGTGGTTAGGTACGGAGGCCGGTTTGTTGTATTTTTCAGCATCAAAGGAAAAGATAGTTCGTCACTATACCACCAGTAACGGACTTAGTAATAACACGGTACTGGCCATTTTGGAAGACGCGCAAAAGCATTTGTGGCTGAGCACTTACAACGGGCTTTGCCGCTTTGATCCCAAAGCCGTTAGTTTTACCAATTTTTTTGAAAGCGATGGCCTGGCGAGCAATGAGTTTAACTTTAACGCGGGCTTAAGGCTAAACAATGGTCAGCTTGCGTTTGGGGGGATCAATGGTGTCACGATGTTTCATCCGCAGGCAATCCTGCCTCTGCATGATGCTCCCAACATTGTTATAACTGATATTAAAATTAACAATAAGCCCATAAGCACTTATCCCGACTATGTTAAGACGGATGCCGGTAATGTTATCCGGTCGTTAGAGGTTCCTTACGATCTGGCATCAATAGCCGTTAGTTTCGCAGCTATCGAATTTACCGCGCAGGATAGGATCGGTTACCGTTATATGCTTCAGGGCTGGGACAGGGGATGGGTTTATGCAGGGCGGCAGCGTAACGCGCTTTATACCCGTTTAGCGCCTGGTACGTATACATTAAAAATTAACTGTACCAATGCCGAAGGGCAATGGATCAGCCGTGAAATCCATCTTCATATCATTATTTTGCCGCCCTGGTATCGTACCATTTGGGCTTACCTGATTTACGCGATGTTGCTTGCGGGAGTTGTTTACTGGTACCTGCGTTATAGGTTCAGGGAAACACGGCTTAAATATGAGGTACAACTGGCCAATGCCGCCGCTGCACACCAGCGCGACCTGCAGGAAAAGGAACGCGAATTGAACGACCGGCGCGTAGAGTTTTTCACGGGCGTTTCTCATGAGTTTCGTACGCCCCTTTCGCTCATCATCAACCCGTTAAGGGATTTGCTTGCAAAAATTGGCCCTGAGAACCGTGCGGAACTTAATATTGTTTATCGTAATTCAAGGCGGCTGTTAAGCCTTGTTGATCAGCTGCTGCTGTTTCGTAAGGCCGATTCGGGCTCGGGGATCCTGCAGATTGCGCCGATGGACATTACCCTCGTTTGCCGGGAGGTATTTTTATGTTTTGTGCAGCAGGCCAGGCTTTTGGGTATCAGTTTTGAATTAAACGTGCCGGAAGAGCCGGTACTGATTTACGGAGACAGGGAAAAGGTTGAGATTATCCTGTTTAACCTTATATCCAACGCTATTAAATATACGCCGGCCGGGAAAGCCGTTTGCGTTGGCCTGCAATCGGGGCCGGACGAGGTGGTGATCAATGTGATTGATAATGGCCCGGGAATATCTCCGGAAGCGGGTAAGCATATCTTCGAAAAGTTTTACAGGTCAAAAACGCACGGCCAGGCGGCAAAAGGGGGATTTGGTATCGGCTTATTCCTGGCCCGCCAGTTTACCATAGATCACGGCGGCTCATTATTGTTTGAAAGTGAGCCGGGTAAGGGCTCTGATTTTTGTTTAACCCTGTTAAAAGGGACAGCTCATTATCCGCCGGATGTGGCAGCGGCAGCCGATGCTGCTGATTTATCGCCTTTGCTTCGTGAAATGGTTGAAGACCAGCCGGGGATAGCTGAAGCCGGCCAAATTAATGATATTGATTTTGAAGCTGATAAGATTTTTACCGACAAGCAAAGGATCCTGGTTATTGATGATGACAGCGAGATCAGGTCTTACATTTGTTCGATTCTTGAAAGCCGCTACAGGGTGTACGAGGCAGATAATGGTTTGACCGGTTTACAGAAAGCGAAAGAAAAGCAACCCGATCTCATTATCTGCGATGTAATGATGCCTGGTTTAAATGGCATTGAACTTTGCTCAACCATTAAGCAGGACCAGCAATTGAGCCATATCCCGATGATTTTGCTAACAGCCAGCTCCTCTGCCGAAAATAAGATCAAAGGGCTGGAAAGCGGCGCCGATGACTATATATCCAAACCTTTTGATAAGGATGTGCTGGTAGCGCGCATTGCTAATCTGCTGCAAAACAGGAGTAACCTTCAAAGCTATTTTTATAATACTATTACCCTGAAATCGGTTAATGTCACTATTTCGGATGAGTACAAACACTTCCTGGAAAAATGTATCGAAATTGTTGAGCAGCATATTACCGACGAAAACTTCAACATCAAAATACTGGCTTCAGAAATCGGCATGAGCCATTCAAATCTTTACCGTAAAATTAAATCACTGTCGGGCCATACCGTTAATAGCTTCATCCGCTACATACGCCTCAGAAAGGCGGCTGAGCTGCTGATCCAGTCGGATATGAATGTTAATGAAGTAGCCATTGAAACAGGCTTTAACAGCATCAAATACTTCCGCGATCAGTTTTTTAAACTGTTCGGTGCTAATCCATCAGACTTTCTTAAGCAAAAAAGACCTGTATTTAAGAAAAGAAATAATATAATTAATTGA
- a CDS encoding RNA polymerase sigma factor, which yields MNNCNQLTTWWEEALQGNVKSFGRIHDELYSGLYFYLYKIIKDEAAAQDVLQELFIKMWERRITFGPIKNVKYYFFKSARSLAINFLKASRPEFVGLSASHDIDIVFSREDVLVSEETGREVEHMLALALNTLPRRQKEMIFLRYFDNWNYDQIAEVTGLQYQSVVNHVHRGINQLRIKLSEGSKIATTELVLS from the coding sequence ATGAACAATTGTAACCAGCTAACTACATGGTGGGAAGAAGCCCTCCAGGGAAATGTCAAATCTTTTGGCAGGATACATGACGAACTGTATTCCGGTTTGTATTTCTACCTCTATAAAATTATTAAAGATGAGGCTGCAGCCCAGGACGTTTTACAGGAACTGTTTATAAAAATGTGGGAGCGGAGGATAACATTTGGGCCTATTAAAAATGTTAAATACTATTTCTTTAAATCGGCGCGGTCACTTGCTATCAATTTTTTAAAGGCCTCGCGGCCCGAGTTTGTAGGCTTATCCGCAAGTCATGATATCGATATTGTTTTTTCGAGGGAAGATGTGCTTGTTTCGGAAGAAACCGGGAGAGAAGTAGAGCACATGCTTGCCCTTGCCTTGAATACCTTGCCAAGGCGCCAGAAGGAGATGATCTTTTTAAGGTATTTTGATAATTGGAATTACGATCAGATTGCTGAAGTAACGGGGTTACAATATCAGTCGGTAGTTAATCATGTACACAGGGGCATCAATCAACTGCGTATTAAACTTTCTGAAGGCAGTAAGATAGCCACAACCGAACTGGTGCTTTCATAA